The Bacteroides sp. AN502(2024) genome includes the window TGCTGAAACATTATGGACCTCACGGAAATCCGCAGGGAGGATTGAACCTGGCTTCGGTAGATTGCGGAACCCGTGACTTGTTTGATATCTATATGAAACCTTTTGAAACCGTGGTGACGCATACCAATATAATGGCGGTTATGTCCAGTTATAATTCGTGGAACCGGGTGCCTAATTCAGCATCGCGTTTTATGCTTACTGAGATTCTTCGCAACAAATGGGGATTTCGCGGATATGTGTACTCCGACTGGGGGGTAGTGGAAATGCTTAAAACTTTTCATAAAACAGCTGTGGATGATTTGGAAGCAGCCCGACAAGTACTTTCGGCAGGTTTGGATGTGGAAGCGTCCAGTTACTGCTTTTCTGTTTTGGAGGAGAAGGTGCGTTCTGGTGATTTTGACGTTTTCTATATCGATCGGGCTGTCAGGAGAGTATTGCGGGCCAAATTCGAGATGGGACTTTTTGAGGATCCCTATCTGGAGCATGCTCCTTATCGTTTGCCTCTCCATTCTGACGAGAGTGTTAGTCTGTCCCGTAAAATAGCGGATGAATCGGTTGTATTGTTGAAAAACGAAAAACAGCTGTTGCCATTGAATATTGATAAATTAAAATCAATAGCTGTTATAGGTCCTAATGCGGACTGTGTTCAGTTTGGAGATTATACATGGAGTAGAGATAATAAAGATGGAATCACTCCTCTTCAAGGAATAAGACAATTGGTCGGCGATAGAATACAAGTTCATTATTCAAAAGGTTGTTCTTTGACCTCATTGGATAGGAGCGGTATTGAAGAGGCCGTTTTGGCAGCACAGCAAAGTGATGTTGCGGTGGTATTTGTGGGAAGTTCCAGCGCGGCTTTTGTCCGTTATAACGCAGAGTCGCCAACCTGCGGTGAAGGGATAGACTTGAGTGATATCTCTTTAACGGGTGTACAAAATGAATTGATTCAAGCGGTATATGCTACCGGGAAACCTGTCATTGTGGTGCTTGTTGCCGGAAAACCGTTTGCCATTCCTTGGGTAAAAGAGCATATACCGTCTGTATTGGTACAGTGGTATGCGGGAGAACAAGGAGGGGCTTCCATTGCGGATATTTTGTTCGGGAAAGTGAATCCTTCCGGTAAATTGACCTTCTCTTTTCCACAAAGTACCGGACATTTGCCTGTATATTATAATCATTTATCAACCGATAGAGGCTTCTATAAAGAGCCCGGTAGCTATGACAAGCCGGGGAGAGACTATGTTTTTTCAAGTCCGGCGCCTTTGTGGGCTTTTGGACATGGATTGAGCTATACGGATTTTGAATATAAGAAAGCCTATACAGATAAAAAGCATTATCAGCTTTATGATACGATTTCAGTTGTTACTCAGATTGAAAATGTGGGAAATTGTAGAGGAAAGGAGGTTGTACAGGTCTATGTGCACGATGTGGTGAGCACCGTGATGACTCCTGTCAAGCAGTTGAAAGGTTTTGCAAAAGTGGAGCTGGGGGTTGGTGAAAGCAAAGATGTGCTTATTCAAATTCCGGTGAAAGAACTTTATCAGACAGATGAGTCGGGTAACCGTTTTTTGGAAGAGGGAGAGTTTGAGATACAGATAGGTACATCTTCAGACCGAATCAGCTTTAATTTACCTATTTATGTAGGGAAAAAGGTACCGGTAGGGTATCAGGCCAATGAAATTGTCGTGAGGAAAAAAGATGTTGGAGGGCATTTGATACAAGTGAAGGGAGTGGTTCGAGACATTCAGGCAACTCCTATTGTGGATGTAAGGGTTACTTCGAACGTTATGAACAACAACGTTCAGACCGATTTGAAAGGGGAATATTCTATATTGGTACCTGAAAATAGTTCTTTACTATTTTCAAAAGATGGTTATATAACTAAAGAAGTTGAGGTAGCGGGGCAGGGCGATTTGAATGTACAGATGTCTAAAGGAGGGTAATAGCGACTTGCAAGTTTCGAGTGGGTGACCCTTGAAGTCCTATTTTTAACGATTTCACCCCTGCCAGAATATGCTTTGGCAGGGGTGACTTCTAATTACTGAGACCTGTCAGACAGCCTCTTCCGTTGTTACAGATGATGAGCGGAAGGTGGGCATATAAGATTGTCTTGACCATAAGGGAGACATTGCTTTACAGTGACGGGTCTGGCGATTCCCCGCCGCCGGGTTCGCCCGTATCTCCACTGTCATCTTTGTCGCCCGAGCCGCCGGTTGTCGTTCTTTGCCCGAGCACCTCGCGCTTGTAGTGCGTGATTTCCGCGTTCACGTAGTCGATGAACGCCGCGTAGTCCGCCTCGCCTTCCACCAGTGCGAGCGCGTTTACCATCTTTACCAGTGCGCGGTAGGCCTCGTCGGACGCTTTGCGCGATGTCTTCAGTGCACCCACCGGCACTGCCATCCGCTCCTCCATGCGGCTGGCGGTGAGCGTGCGTACGCGCTCGTTGGCCGCTTTCAGGTTGGTGACGAACGGGGTGAGCGAGAGCGTTTCCACCTCCGCCTTGAACTTCCCTTCGAGGTCAGTGACGAGGTTGAGCAGCATACCCGTCTCGCGGTCCAGCTGCATCTGCGGGCTGATGGCATAGTCCTTCAGGTGCTGGTTCAGTACTTTGGCCGCCTGCGCCATCGCCTCCACGGGGAGGTTGAGGAAGCTCTGCACGGCCTTCTTGTAGCCGCTGTACAGCGAGTCGCGTTCGGCATCCGCGCGGGCGATTTCGTCGGTCAGCAGGCTCTTCTGCGAGAGTTTCAGGTCTTCGTCTTCCTGTTCTACGGCCGCCTTGAGTGCGGCTACTTGTGTGGCGGTTTTCTGCTTGACTGTGGTGTCGGCCTCGGCATGTGCCAAGATGTCGCTCACGTAGAGGAAATGTGCGCCGTTGTTCATGCGCTCCAGACTGATGGTTGAGATTTCTTTCATGTTTTTCTCGTTTTAAAGGGTTGATATGGGTGGAAACGGGTTTCGAGGCATTGCCCTGCGGGGCGGAGCGGTAAGATACGGCGTTTCCACATTGTTTTCTCGGTGAAACAAGCTGGAGACGCTGTTTTTAGCATATTTCCGTTCGGAAAGAAACAGGTAACAAGGTATCTGGCGTATTTCACTGACAAATATAACAATAATCGGCTGATTTCCTTCTCTTTTTGAATGAATTTACACAAGATACCGTGTTTTTTCTTTGCCTGAAAAATGGATGTTGCAGGAAACGGTGTTTCTTGTTTGTGTGAGTGTTGGACGGGGCTGGAAACGGTGTTTCTTGGATGGCTGATTGTCGGTTGGGAGTTGTGACGGGCGATTTCGATTTGTTTCATTATCGGTTGGTGTCGGGAACGGTGTTTCTTGTTTGTGTGAATGTTGGGCGGGGCTGGAAACGGTGTTTCTTACAGGGCTTTCCTTGGTTTGAGGTCGCGGTGGGCGATTCTTGCATTTTGTGCGGTTCATAGGGGAGTGGGGACGGTGTTTTCCGGCAACTATTTTTCCGCGGGCATGTTTTGCAACAAATCTTTTCAAATAATCGGTCTTGAAATATATGCCAATTGACTGTTTTCGCTATCTTTGCATTTGATTTTTGAGTATTAACCTTTTAAAACGAATGCCGATGAATTAAAAATAGACAGGAAACAGACGCTTTGGAATGCGGGCTACCTTCGGGCATTGCCGCATTTTAAATTAAATTACATTATTAACCCATACGGAAAGCGTTCCTGTTCGTACTTGAACATATTGAATTGAGCTTTTAGCTCTTGTTCTCTTTCGTGAATACCGCCAAACATTTACCAGCGAGAACAAGCAGATGAAAAGTTCACGTCATAAGGCGTGGATTTATTCGTGCTTGTTGCTGGGAAGGCCACTTGGCGGTAGCCTACGAAAGATAAGTCACGGATGGTTGCACGCCTTTCTTTTATTAAAAAACAAGAAAATGAAAAGATACTTATCAGTAATGATGCTGCTTGTATGTTCAGTGGCATTGTTTGCACAGCAAGAAGTAACCCGATTCCTTGGAATTCCGGTGGACGGGGAAAAATCGGAGATGATACAAAAATTGAAAGAGAAAGGATTTAAAAATGATGCCTATAACAAAGATGCTTTAGTTGGCAATTTTAATGGGAGCGAAGTTAAAGTCTTTATTGATACCAATAACGATAAAGTGTGTCGGATTATGGTTTGTGATGCAAATCTGATGAATGCCGGGGATATTAGAATAAGATTCAACACACTCTGCCGGCAATTTCAGAAAAATGAGAAATACATACCGGCATCATCGTCAGATTACACTTTATCGGAAGAAGAAGATATATCTTATGAGATGACAGTAAATCATAAGCGGTATGAAGCAGGTTATTATCAACGACCGGCTGCCGATTTCTCCAATGAAATAACAACTATCTTGCAGGATAAATACTCGGAAGAGGTATTGAAAAATCCAACGGAAGAGCAACAAAAAGAAATGGTGGAAATCGCTGCTTCGTATATGTTTGATAAATATTCCAATAACTTTGTTTGGTTCATGATTCATGAATTTTATGGAGAATATTATATCGCTATGTACTATGAGAATAGATATAATATGCCAAATGGAGAAGATTTATAATCATTAAAAAGTAAAATGATGGAGAAAAAAGATTATCAAAATGAACTATCCGTTCACTGTGGGAAAAAGACGGACAGCATGGAAAATTTGGCGAAGCAGTGCGAAGAGGAGGCGGAAAAGCTTTTGGACTCTTTAAACATTCCGGATGGAGGCGAAGTCTCTGTTCCTTTTTGGACATCTGACTTCTTTTCGGAATTCATTTGCAGGGGTCGGTTCAGAAAAGATGAGAAAGGAACGATAGCGTATGATTTAGATTTCTCGGAATCGACTTTATAATGTCGAATGGTTTGTTCAAGGGTATTTCACACGGGTATTGGAGTACCCTTTTTTATTTTAATGGATGAAAGTTGCAGGTTCACGGCAAGCCATATCGGGCTGGCATATTATTGAACCGTTTTCCCCATCCTACCGTTTTCCCCATCCTTCAAATGCAGCTTTCGTACAAACGCTCAAATCCGTAGTTACAAATTTCCCATTGTAAAAAAGGGAAAAGATAGTAGCCGGTGTAGGAGAGGCTTGTGCCTGTTCTCTCGTTTCCAGCTTGATTACTTTCAGGGAAATGTTTTTTTCCTGTGCAAGGACACACAGCATTCCATTTACATAATAATCCGTATACGGGCAACGGTTTGAATAATAGGCAACCAGTCCTTGCTTGTCGGCACATTCTCCGCTTTTGGCACAGTCGTTAAAACAGGGAACCACGTCGTTGTCGTGAAAGCTCATTGCCAACAATGAAAATCCATTCGGCAGTCTTTCTATTTCCTCGAAGCCATGTTTCAATAACCATTTCGTATCGCTCATAAAATGGTTCTTTTTCGTTCCTACAACCGTGACCAATCCACTCTTCTGTTGCTTTTTAGCATCTTCAATCACAGACTGAAGCAAATGATATCCATGTCCCCGACCTTTATATTGCCCTGAAACCCAAAAACAATTGATCATTAAATAATCGGGGGCAGTCACCGGAAGCCACGCATATTCGGCAGGAACATATTCTATGAAAACTTTGGCTCGAGCATCAAGCCGCCTGAAAACATAGCCGTTAGCAAACTCCTTTGTCAGCCATTCTTTTTTTAACTGATAGCCTGCTGCGTATTTTTTGTCGGAGAATGCGCAGCAGATATGTTCCTTGTCTATGTTCTCTTCCGTCAGAGTGATGTATTGGGATAAACTGTTTTCCATGATTGGGTCTATTTTATCGGTATGTATATTTTTGCGATATGCTCGTTTTTGTTTTTTGAATAATGGATATATTCCTCAAAAGACATCCCATGACGAAGGGAATGTTCCCGACTTACGCTAATCATGTCATACCACTCCTGCAAATCAGTGTACTCTCCCTGCAACGTATAGACGGCATATTTACCTTGCGGCAGGCGGATTGTACCGAATTCGCAGGTAGGCACAATTTCCTTGGGTACCGATGCACAGGCATAGAACCGGCATTGATTGGGGGGTGTCACATGAGGGTCGTCAAAACTTAACCCGATAAAGCGTGTGTCGGACGCAAGCAGGTCGTTCTCCTTTAGGAAATGTATCAATTTATTCCATGCCGTTTCATACGGCTCTTTCTCTCCGTATTTGCCCCAGATGCGGATATATACTAAATGTAATCCTTCAAAATGATAGACTTCAGAAGGCAAATCGCACATCTTTCCATCATGCACGGACTCCTTTAACCGCATCTTTAATCTGCCGATATATGTTTTGGGAGAAATACCAAACTGTTTCTTGAATGCTTTGGAGAACGATTGCGGATTGTCGTAGCCGACCCATCCCGCCAAATCCTGTAGACTGATCTCTTCTGTTTGCATATATAGCACGGCTCGTTCCATACGTTGCCTTGCCACGTAAGCAGATAATGGTTCATTCAGGGCGGCACGCATCATGCGGAGTAATTGCCGTTGCGACATGTTTACTTTGTCAGCTATTACATTCAACCGCAATGGCTGATGCAGATTGGAATGTATGTAATCAATTACTTGATTGACCTTCTGTTTATATCTATTCTCGGTACTATTTTTCATCTATGACATTGTATATTTGCAAAGATATAGAGTTTTCATAGACGGACGATTGTCCAATCTTGCCAATTTTGCCTTTTTACTTTATGATTCCTCAGAGTTGTCTTTCGATTAGATTCTCAATCGATGGATTTCCTGCTGTATCCCGTCCAAAAATCCGGCAGCGTGCGCCCCGTCCATTTGCGTGTGGTGGAACTGGAAAGAAACGGTAAGCGTTGTTTGGAGTAATCGGCGTTTATATTTGCCCCAAATAAGAAACGGATTGTTGAAGATGCCGCTATACATACCGACGGCACCGTCTATTTCGTATTGTGCCAATGCGGAAGTGCCGATCACCATGCTTTCCGTCAGGTCGTGATTGACACAGCTTTCGGCCACTTGCCTGGTTAGTTGCAGGTAATGTCGATT containing:
- a CDS encoding glycoside hydrolase family 3 N-terminal domain-containing protein; the encoded protein is MNKFLLLTAAACLLFTHGIQAKEDLPYKNPLLPVEVRVDDLLSRMTLKEKIAQIRHLHSWELFDGQTLNMKKLHDICAGVGYGFFEGFPLTASSCRDNFRRIQTYLVENTRLGIPGFVVAESLHGVVQEGCTIYPQNIAMGSTFNIDLAYEKAKHIAGELNEIGVKQVLAPCVDVVRDLRWGRVEESFAEDPFICSMMALAEVRGYLSHGISPMLKHYGPHGNPQGGLNLASVDCGTRDLFDIYMKPFETVVTHTNIMAVMSSYNSWNRVPNSASRFMLTEILRNKWGFRGYVYSDWGVVEMLKTFHKTAVDDLEAARQVLSAGLDVEASSYCFSVLEEKVRSGDFDVFYIDRAVRRVLRAKFEMGLFEDPYLEHAPYRLPLHSDESVSLSRKIADESVVLLKNEKQLLPLNIDKLKSIAVIGPNADCVQFGDYTWSRDNKDGITPLQGIRQLVGDRIQVHYSKGCSLTSLDRSGIEEAVLAAQQSDVAVVFVGSSSAAFVRYNAESPTCGEGIDLSDISLTGVQNELIQAVYATGKPVIVVLVAGKPFAIPWVKEHIPSVLVQWYAGEQGGASIADILFGKVNPSGKLTFSFPQSTGHLPVYYNHLSTDRGFYKEPGSYDKPGRDYVFSSPAPLWAFGHGLSYTDFEYKKAYTDKKHYQLYDTISVVTQIENVGNCRGKEVVQVYVHDVVSTVMTPVKQLKGFAKVELGVGESKDVLIQIPVKELYQTDESGNRFLEEGEFEIQIGTSSDRISFNLPIYVGKKVPVGYQANEIVVRKKDVGGHLIQVKGVVRDIQATPIVDVRVTSNVMNNNVQTDLKGEYSILVPENSSLLFSKDGYITKEVEVAGQGDLNVQMSKGG
- a CDS encoding DUF6261 family protein, translating into MKEISTISLERMNNGAHFLYVSDILAHAEADTTVKQKTATQVAALKAAVEQEDEDLKLSQKSLLTDEIARADAERDSLYSGYKKAVQSFLNLPVEAMAQAAKVLNQHLKDYAISPQMQLDRETGMLLNLVTDLEGKFKAEVETLSLTPFVTNLKAANERVRTLTASRMEERMAVPVGALKTSRKASDEAYRALVKMVNALALVEGEADYAAFIDYVNAEITHYKREVLGQRTTTGGSGDKDDSGDTGEPGGGESPDPSL
- a CDS encoding GNAT family N-acetyltransferase, translated to MENSLSQYITLTEENIDKEHICCAFSDKKYAAGYQLKKEWLTKEFANGYVFRRLDARAKVFIEYVPAEYAWLPVTAPDYLMINCFWVSGQYKGRGHGYHLLQSVIEDAKKQQKSGLVTVVGTKKNHFMSDTKWLLKHGFEEIERLPNGFSLLAMSFHDNDVVPCFNDCAKSGECADKQGLVAYYSNRCPYTDYYVNGMLCVLAQEKNISLKVIKLETREQAQASPTPATIFSLFYNGKFVTTDLSVCTKAAFEGWGKR
- a CDS encoding GyrI-like domain-containing protein, yielding MKNSTENRYKQKVNQVIDYIHSNLHQPLRLNVIADKVNMSQRQLLRMMRAALNEPLSAYVARQRMERAVLYMQTEEISLQDLAGWVGYDNPQSFSKAFKKQFGISPKTYIGRLKMRLKESVHDGKMCDLPSEVYHFEGLHLVYIRIWGKYGEKEPYETAWNKLIHFLKENDLLASDTRFIGLSFDDPHVTPPNQCRFYACASVPKEIVPTCEFGTIRLPQGKYAVYTLQGEYTDLQEWYDMISVSREHSLRHGMSFEEYIHYSKNKNEHIAKIYIPIK